The Rhodoferax ferrireducens T118 DNA segment GGAGCACATCCGCCACATGGTCGGGGGCCATTCAAAATTGGCGCAGGACGAGCGCCTGTTGCGTTTTGTCTTTCCCGAGCGGCCCGGTGCGCTGCTGAAGTTCTTGAGCCTGATGCGCCCGGGCTGGAACATCAGCCTGTTTCACTACCGCAACCAGGGCGCGGACTACGGCCGTATTCTGGTCGGCTTGCAAGTGCCGCAGGCCGACACCGCCGACTTTGACGAGTTTCTCGATACGCTGGCCTACCCGTATGTGGAAGAAACCGCCAACCCGGTGTACCGGATGTTTTTGCAGTCATGAGCGTCTCGCTCGACGGCAAGCTGGTGGTGGCGATCTCCAGCCGTGCCTTGTTTGACTTCGAGGAAGAAAACGAGCTCTTTGAGCAGGGCGATGACCGCGCCTACATGGCGCTGCAGTTGCAGCGCCTGGACCTGCCCGCCAAGCCGGGCGTGGCGTTTTCGCTGGTGCAAAAAATGCTGGCGTTTAACGCGCTGGATGCCGGCAGCAACCAACCGGTGGAGGTCGTGATCCTGTCGCGCAACGACCCGGTCAGCGGCCTGCGCGTGATGAAGTCGGCCGCGCACTACGGCCTGCCCATCATCCGCTGCAGTTTCACGCGCGGCGAGCCGCCGTGGCGCTACCTGAAACCCCTGCACGCCAACCTGTTTCTCAGCACCCATTTAAGCGACGTGCGCGCCGCGCTGCAAGCCGGTGTGCCCGCCGCGCAGGTTTATCCGCAATCGGTCCACGCCGGCGACGCCTATCCGCATGAAGTGCGCATTGCCTTTGACGGTGACGCCGTTTTGTTCAGTGATGAAGCCGAGCGCGTCTACCAGGCCGAAGGCTTGCTCGCCTTTCAAAAGCACGAGGCCGATAAAGCGCAGCAACCGCTGCTGGCGGGGCCGTTCAAGCCGCTGCTGGCTGCCCTGCATCGCCTGCAACAGGCCGGCACGCCCCACATGCGCATCCGCACCGCGCTGTTCACCGCCCGCAGCGCCCCGGCGCACGAACGCGCCATTCGCACACTGATGGACTGGAACATCGAGGTCGATGAGGCGATGTTCCTCGGCGGCCTGCCCAAGGGCGAGTTCCTGCGCGAGTTCGAGCCCGATTTTTTCTTTGACGACCAGACCGGGCACGTCGATTCGGCATCCCGCCATGTGCCCTCGGGCCATGTGGCGAGCGGCATCTCGAATGCTTGAGGAGCCGCCATTGCCAGCGCATCAAAGTCCGCCCAGGGGTTGGTCCCAAAAACTCGGCGCCTTCAAGGCCTTCACGGCCCAGGCCTGGGCCTTGACCAAGCCCTATTTTCAGTCGGAAGAAAAGTGGAAGGCGCGCGGCCTGCTGGTTGCCATCGTCGTCCTGAATCTGGCTCTGGTTTACATGGCGGTGCTGTTCAACGACTGGAACAAGCTGTTTTACGACGCCCTGCAGGACAAAAATGCGACCGTGTTCTGGACCCAGCTGGGGCGCTTCACCTACCTCGCGTTTGCCTTCATTGTCATGGCGGTCTACAAGTTCTACCTGACGCAGTTGCTGGAGCTGCGCTGGCGCGCCTGGATGACCGGCCACTACCTGCAGCGCTGGCTGGCCAATCATGCGTTCTACAAGCTGGAATTGAACCGCTTCACCTTGCAAGCCAACGGTGATGCCCGCAATCCCGATAACCCGGACCAGCGGATTCAGGAAGACATCAACCTGTTCACCAGTTACACCATCTCCCTGACCATGGGGCTGCTCAATGCGGTGGTGACGCTGGCCAGCTTTGTCGGCATTTTGTGGGGACTGTCGGGCGGCTTTGCGTTTTCATTCAACGGCGGCGCGTACAACATTCCCGGCTTCATGGTCTGGATGGCGGTGCTGTACTGCGCGGCCGGCAGCATCCTGACGCACTACATCGGGCGGCCCCAGATCAAGCTGAATTTTCAGCAGCAGCGGGTCGAGGCGGATTTCCGTCACCACATGGTGCGGGTGCGCGAATACAGCGAATCGATTGCGCTGGACCGGGGCGAAGCGGTGGAACGCGTGCAGCTGGACGCCCGCTTCTCGCGCGTGCTGGGTAATTACCTGGCGTTGATCAAGGCACAGAAAAACCTGGTCTGGTTCACCAGCTTTTTTGGCCAGGCGGCGCTGGTGTTCCCGTTTGTGGTGGCGGCGCCGCGCTTTTTCAGCGGCGCCATCCAGTTGGGCGAATTGATGCAGATTTCCTCGGCCTTCGGTCAGGTGCAGGGCTCGCTCAGCTGGTTCGTGGACAGCTACAGCAGTCTGGCCAGCTGGCGCGCGACGACCGACCGCCTGACCAGTTTTGAAGCGTCTTTCAGGGCTCTAGCCTCCGTCGATACTGCGTTGTCAGCTACTGACTCTGTAGCACTTGATGCACATGACCTGACCGTGGCCTTGCCGGATGGCGCCGTGCTGCTGGCGGGGGCCGTGCTGCACGCCAAGCCGGGCGACAGCGTGTTGCTGCAGGGGCCGTCGGGCAGCGGCAAGTCAACCTTGTTTCGCACGCTTGCGGGCATCTGGCCGTTTGCCAGCGGCAGTGTCAGCCGCCCGGCGCAGGCCATGTTCATTCCGCAGCGGCCCTATTTCCCCAACGGAGCGCTGCGCGATGCGCTGGCCTATCCCGAAACGCCGGCCCGCTACAGCGATGCCGAGCTGCGCCAGGCCCTGACCGACGCCCTGCTGCCCCAAATGGCGGAGCAACTGGATCAGGCCGACGCCTGGAGCCAAAAACTCTCCGGCGGCGAGCAGCAACGGCTGGCCATTGCCCGCGTGCTGCTGAAAAAACCAAAATGGGTGTTTGCCGATGAGGCCACCAGCGCGCTCGACGAAGCGTCTGAAAATAAAATATACAAACGACTTGTGGCCCTTGTCCAGTCTGCGCAAGGCGCTATTGTTTCAATAGCTCATCGACCCACCGTGGCGACTTTTCATACCCAGCACTGGACGCTGGAAAAATTGCCGGAAGGCGCACCGGCAGGGTATCGGCTGAAAGCGCAGAGTGCCGATCAGCCCGCCGTTCGCGCAGCACAATAACGCTCATAACCGCGCGCGCGCAACTCGCAGGCCGGACAGCTGCCGCAACCGTAACCCCAGGCATGGCGGTGCTGGCGGTCACCCAGGTAGCAGGTATGGGTGTGCTCGATGATCAGGTCCACCAAAGCCTGGCCGCCGCCCGGCGTGCCGGACTTTTCACCCAGCTCGTAAGCCAGCGCCCAGGTGGCGGCCTTGTCGATCCACATCAGCGGGGTTTCAATCAGAAAGCGTTTGTCCATGCCGAGCGAGAGCGCCAGTTGCATGGCCTTGATGGTGTCGTCGCGGCAGTCGGGGTAGCCGGAAAAGTCGGTTTCACAAACCCCTGTGACCATCACCTGCAGATCGCGCCGGTAGGCCACGGCGGCGGCAAGCGTTAAAAACAGCAGGTTGCGCCCCGGCACAAAGGTGTTGGGCAGGCCGCTTTGCTCCATCTTGAAAGCGGTGTCGCGCGTGAGCGAGGTGTCGCTGACCTCGCCCAGCACCGCCAGGTCCAGCAGATGATCCTCGCCCAGTTTGCTTGCCCACTGCGGGAATCTGGCGCGGATCTCGTTGAGCACGATCAGGCGCGCATCGAGTTCGACCAGGTGGCGCTGGCGGTAATCAAAGGCGATGGTTTCCACCCGCTGGTACTTGGAGAGCGCCAGCGCCAGACAGGTGGTGGAGTCCTGGCCGCCAGAAAAAAGAACAAGGGCTGTGGTGTGCATAAAGGAGCGCTTGGGGAAAAACGGGGTGCGCCGGTATCAGTAAGGATTCTCAAAACCCAGCCGGGCCATGATCTCGCTTTCGCGCAATTCCATGACCTGGGCGTCTTCTTCTGCTTCGTGGTCCCAGCCCTGCGCGTGCAAGGCGCCGTGCACCAGCAGGTGGGCGTAGTGCTCTTGCAGCGTCTTGCCTTGTTCCTTGGCTTCTTGGGCCACGACCGGTGCGCACAGCACCAGGTCGGCCGTGACCACGGGCTCCTGCGTGTAGTCGAAAGTCAGCACGTTGGTGGCGTAGTCCTTGTGCCGGTAGTCGCGGTTCAGCGCCTGGCCTTCCTCGGTATCGACGATGCGCACGGTGATTTCGGCGTCGCTTTGCAGCGCATGGCGAAGCCAGCGCGCCACCTTGTGGCGGGGCAGGGCGCCGCGGTGCAGGGCGGGATTTTCAAGTTTGCCAAATTGCAGCGAAAGAGTCAGTTGGTTTAACATGATGTTTAAGAGAAATAGGCCGCTAGCCACCGTGGAATAAGCGTGAGTAGCTATTGTTTCAGTAGTTGGCCGGATCAGGCCGGTTTTTTGTGCGCACGCACCCGCGGCTTGGGTCCTGCCACCTCATCGTCGATGTCGTCGTCCTGGCGTCGCTGCGCCGCGCTGGCGCGCCCGGGTGCATCGTAGGCGTCCACAATGCGCGCCACCAGCGGGTGGCGCACCACATCCGCGCTGGTCAGGCGGCAGATGGCAATTCCGGGCACGCGTTTCAAGACGCGCTCGGCGTCAATCAGGCCGCTGAGTTGGGTCTTGGGCAGGTCGATCTGGCTCACGTCACCGGTTACCACCGCTTTGGAGCCGAAGCCGATGCGGGTCAAAAACATCTTCATCTGCTCGGGTGTGGTGTTTTGCGCCTCGTCCAGAATCACAAAAGCGGTGTTGAGCGTGCGCCCGCGCATGAAGGCCAGCGGCGCGACCTCGATGGTCTGGCGCTCAAACGCTTTTTGCACCTGCTCAAAACCCATCAGCTCATACAGCGCGTCGTACAAGGGGCGCAGGTAGGGGTCTATTTTTTGCGCCAGGTCACCGGGCAAATAGCCCAGGCGCTCGCCCGCTTCCACTGCGGGGCGCGTCAGCACGATGCGCTGCACGGCGCTGCGCGCCAAGGCGTCCACGGCCATCGCCACCGCCAGGTAGGTTTTGCCAGTGCCGGCCGGGCCGATGCCAAAGGTGATGTCGTGGCTGGCAATCTGGTCCAGGTAGAGCGCTTGGTTGAGGGTGCGGGGCTTGAGGTCGCTGCGCCTGGTCTTCAGGCCAGGGCCGTCGGTGTCATTCATGTCGGCGTCGCCCGCCAGCATGAGTTGCACGGTGGCGGGCTCGATCGGGCGCACTGCCATCTCGTACAAGGCTTGCAGCATTTCCATGCCGCGCTTGGCATTGGCCTTGGTGCCGTCGACCTTGAACTGCTCGTGGCGGTGGGCAATTTTGACTTGCAGCGCGACCTCGATGGTGCGCAGATGCTCGTCCATCGGGCCGCACAGGTGGCTTAAGCGGGTGTTATTCGGCGGAGAAAACAGGTGTCGGAGAATCAAGTTGATAATTCCTGAAAAAGGTCACCCATGATAGGCAATAAATGATCGGCAAATTAAGCGGCACGCTCGACGACAAGAATCCACCGCAAGTGATCGTGGACTGTCACGGCGTGGGCTATGAGGTTTTGGTGCCGATGAGCACTTTTTACAACCTGCCCGAGCTGGGCGCCCGGGTGAGCCTGCTGACGCATTTTGTGGTGCGTGAAGACGCGCAGATCCTGTATGGCTTTGCCACCAGCCAGGAGCGCGCGGCGTTTCGCGAGCTGATCAAAATATCGGGCGTCGGGCCGCGCACGGCACTCTCGGTGCTGTCGGGCATGAGCGTGGCTGAGCTGGCGCAGGCGGTCACACTGCAAGAAGGCGGGCGGCTGATCAAGGTGCCCGGTATCGGCAAGAAAACCGCCGAGCGGCTGCTGCTGGAGCTCAAAGGCAAACTCGGTCCCGATATCGGTGTCGCCGCCAGTGTGGCCAATGACAGTCAGGCCGACATTTTGCAGGCGCTGCTGGCGCTCGGTTACAGCGACAAGGAGGCCGCCGCCGCCTTGAAGGCGCTGCCGAGTGACGTGGGCGTGAGCGAGGGCATCAGGTTGGCGCTGCGGGCCTTGGGGAAGTAGGGCTGCGGGCCTGATTGACGATGCCCTATGGATGAAATCAAAAATCTCGAATCCCTCGGCCTGGTCCTGCCCAGTCCCGCCTACATCGTCGGCGCCATTTTGTTTGGCATCATTGGCTATGTGGCGTTCAGGCGCGGTCGCAAAACAATGTCACCCGCACTGACCTGGACCGGCGTGGTCTTGATGGTGTACCCGTATGCCGTGCCGCAAACCTGGTTGCTGTGGCTTGTGGGTGCTGGCTTGTGCGGATGGCTTTACACCCAGTGGAATTGACTCGATGGGTGTTGTCTTCATCTGTTTCTGGATTCAATGAACCGGCGTGAATATGTTCAACAGACTCGGCCTTTTAGCTGTTTTCCTGACGCTTCTATCAATCCTTGGGGGCTGTGGCACCTCGCCATCGGCCCGTCGTGGCTTGGGTTCCAATGAGGTCCCGGACGTGCCGTCGAGAATCTCGCAAGGGCAGGCCGATGACATCACGATTTACGCTGTCGGCCTTGTCGGCACGCCGTATCGCTATGGAGGCAACACACCGGACTCGGGTTTTGACTGCAGTGGCCTGATTGGCTACATCTACCAGAAGAGGGCCGGGTTGGCGCCACCTCGAACCGTCGCCAGGATGCAGCATTGGGGCCAGCCGGTATTGAGCGACAACATTCGCTCGGGCGACCTGGTCCTCTTTGCCCAAAGCGACGTCGTCACGCACGCGGGAATTTATGTTGGCGCTGGCCGTTTTGTCCACGCGCCATCCACGGGCGGGGAAGTCAGGCTTGATCAATTGAACTCAAGATATTGGTCATCCCAGCAAGTGACTTTTCGCCGGCCTTGACGTCGGTCGAGCCAGCAGCGGAGCTTGGCCGGTGCGCGCTATTTGGAGGTAACCATGTCCATGCCATTCGACTTGACCCACAACGGTCTGGAGCGCTTTGTAGAGGCGCAAGACCCTGTCTATCGCTCGGTCTCTGAGGAGCTTGCAGCGGGGGAAAAGACCAGCCACTGGATGTGGTTCATCTTTCCTCAGCTCAAGGCGCTTGGCCGAAGTCCGATTGCCAAACACTTTGGCATCGAGTCCAGGGACGAGGCGCTGGCTTATTGGAAGCACCCCGTCCTTGGACCGCGCCTGAAGGACTGCACGAAGCTTGTTCTGGCGGTCGGCAACAAGTCCATTTACGATGTTTTTGGCTCACCCGATGACCTCAAATTCAGGTCATGCATGACGCTTTTCGCCCAGGTCGCCCCGGATGAGCCGGTTTTCAGTCAGGCGCTGGCGCGGTTTTTTGGTGGAGCGCCTGATGAAAGAACGCTCGCGCTGCTTTAGCTGGCGTGCTCAGTGCCCGGGCCTTTTAAAACAGCCAAGGCAAAAAGCGCTTGCTCCGAAGCTTGTAGGCGGCATAACCGGGATGTTTCTCGCCCATCCACCGCTCTTCGAGCCTTGATTTCTGGAACAGGACCATGGCCAGTGCGGACCACGCGACCCAGCCGATGAGAAGACCCGATGGCCACGCCAGCGCGGCGCCACCCAGCAGAACCGAGGTGTACATGGGGTGGCGAATCCACCGGTACGGCCCGGTCGTGACCAATACGCCGTGAACTTTGGGCGTCGGGTGAATGTTGAAATTCCCCAGCCGGTTGTGAAGCAGCGTCCATGCGGCGAGTGCGACACAGGCCCCCGCCAGCACGAAGGCACCGGCGGGAATGGCGCCGTGCATCACATTCGGTGCCGCCAACGCTGCCAGTACGAGCAGCAGGCCCAATTGCAGCGCCACCAGCAAGGTGCCGACCCGTTGTCCGTTTTGAATCGAGAAAGGTGGCATGGTCGCAATTGTGGACGAGAAGACGGTTGGCAGCTTAACAGCAGTGCACTGGACCGGCCCCTATCGCTGGCGGATCGGGGCGCAAACCCCCTCAGGGCTTGGCCAGCGGCGGCCCGGGGATCTGCATGGCCGCGTCTTCAAAAGTACCCTTGTCGGCATCGCTGTGGCAGGCGGCGCAGTTGCTTTTGCTTTTCACCAGCGCCGAAGCCCAGTCGGCGGCGGCAATCTCCTGGTGTTTATGCAGCCAGTAAGGCGTCTCGGTGATGCGCAGCGGAGTGGCGTCCCGGGGAATCGATTGCTCGATCTTGAACGCCGCTTCAGTGTTGTGCTGGTCGGCCGAGTTCGCCGTCATGAAGGCCAGCACCGCGGCAGTGGTGCTGGCGTCGAGCCCCAGGTCGGTGCCGAAGTGCTGGCTTTGCTCGGCCATGATTTTTTGCCACGAGCGTGCGGGCAGCAGGGCCGGGTAAAACACGGCGTGGCAACTGCCGCATTCGTCGCGCCACTGGGCGTTGTCGGGCAACTGGCGGCCGAGAAATTTCACCCGGGGCTCATGGGTGTCAGCGACTGATTCGATGTGCCCTGGCTGGCTGTCAAGCTGCCGGTCAATGGCGTAATCAAACCACCAGAGCGCTAACCCGGTGATCAGCAGCAGCATCAGGAACGCCACCCCGGTATGCCGCTTGGCCACCGGTGTGTCGGCGTCAGCCAGCTTGGTGCCCGTGACCATGGAGCGCGCCAGGTTTTCCTTGTGCAGCACGCTTTCCACCACCACGCCGGTGATGTGCCCCATGACCACCAACAGCATCAGCGTGGCACACAGGTCATGCAGCTTCTTGATGGTCTGGATTTGGGCGAAGCTGGCCCAGCCGGCCACGATGCCTTGCTGCTCATCGCCACCCAGCGTCAGGACACCGGTGATCCCGACCACCACCACCAGGGCCAGCAGAATATAGATGGCCAGACTGCCGGCGGGGTTGTGCCCGACGTGGCGCTTCGCGCGGCCCGATGCGACCTGTTGCAGATAAATCAAGGCTTCTTTCGGGCCGAACCAGAAGCTGGCAAAGCGCGAAAAATGCGAGCCCGCGAAGCCCCACAGCAGCCGAAAACCCACCAGGGCGAGCATCAGGTAGCCGAGAAAGACGTGAATGGCGCGCCACTGATCGCCGTCGCTGGTGAGCCAGGCGCCGGCAAAGCTCAGCGCCAGGGTCCAGTGAAACAGGCGGGTCGGCAGGTCCCAGATCAGGGTGCGTTGCATGGCGGCTGGCTTTCAGGGCAAGGCGGGGGAGGAGGAAAAGGCGCACCAGCCTTCGACGAAGGCCGGCGCTTGCCGGATTACTTCGGGATCTTGATGCCGTGTTCGTCAAACACACCCTTGTCGGCACCGCTGTGGCAGGCCATGCAGTTTGCGGGGCTCTTGACCGACTCACGCTTCCAGACCGCCGGGTTGATTTCGCCGCTCATGTGTTTGGCCTTGAACCATTGCGCTTCGGTGATGCGCAGGGGTGCTGCGCTGGAGGTCCAGCGGTTGGACGGGTTCTTGACCAGAAAGTCGGTGATCTCGGCGCTGTCGGCAGGCGACAGCGACGCATCAGTGCCAAAGTGCTTGTCCAGGCCGCTCATGATTTTTTTCCAGGAGGCGGCTGGCAGCAGGCCGGGCGGGAAGGCCATGTGGCAGCCAGAGCATTCAGCCTGCCACTTGGCGTTGACCTGTGACGGCAGGGTGGGGCGGCCACGGTCTTCACCGTTGTACTTGGCCCAGGCACCGAGCGAGGTGGCGGCCAGCACGGCCAGCAGCAATGGTTTGATGAATTTCATGGCGTGCCCTTTACTTGACTGACAGCACATAGGTCATGAAGTCGCCTTTTTCTTGCGTCGTGCAGGCGCGGCCCAGCACGTCGTTGCAATTGCGCTTGAACCACTTTTCAACGTTGGCGGCGTCACTGAAGCGCTTGGGGTTGACCGACGGTGCCATCGCTGCAATCAGCTTGTTGGTCTTGACGTGTTTACCCTCGGCTTTGGGCGAATCGGTATGGCACGAGGCGCACGACAGCTCGGCGCCTTTGGTGCCGTAGAGCTTTTGACCGGCGGCCACGGTGAAGTCCTTGAAAGCCGCGTTTTCCTGTTTGGCTTGTGCCCGGTAGGTCTCAAGAATCGGGTTGGCGGCTGCGGCCAGGGGCAAGGCCAGCGCCAGGCAGGCCAGCAGATGGGGGGTGTGGCGTTTTGTTGTCATGCTGCGTTCTCTTGGGTAAGGAGCCCAAACGATAACCCTGCCAGCTTAAGATTTGCTTAGCTGAGCCCGCCTCGGGGAGCCCGGGCAGCGCGACTTCTCAGGCGCTGGCGGCGTGTTCGACCTTCAGGCACTGGTTCTGCACCACCCACAAGCCCGCGGCCTGGGCCGCTGCGCCGGCTTGGGCGTTTTCAATGCCCAGTTGCAGCCACAAAGCCCGCGCGCCAATGGCGATGGCCTCCTGCGCAACCGGCGGCACATCGGCACTGTTGCGAAACACGTCGACCAGGTCAATGGACGCGTGTTGCGCCGCTTCCTGCAAGCTGGCGTAGACCGGCTCGCCCAAAATGGTCAACCCGCTGGCAGCCGCGACCGGGTTGACCGGAATGATGCGCCAGCCGTGCGCCTGCATGTAGTGCGCCACCTCAAAACTGGCGCGCTCAGGCTTGGGCGACAGGCCCACGACCGCGACGGTGCGGCAGGTCGCCAGAATCTGGCGGATGGTTTCGGTTTGACTCATCATGGCGTCATGAACTCTTCAGCTTGGCCAGCATCGAGCGGACTTCTTGCACACTCAGAATTTCAGACAGCACCACGGGCGCACGGCCATCTTGGTACAGCACATAGACCGGCACCCCGCTGCGGCCGAGTTGCGCCAGCGCGGCGCTGATGGCGGGGTCGCGCTGGGTCCAGTCGGCACGCAACAAGGTCACCTTGTTGGCAGCAAAGTCGGCCAGTACCTCGGGGTTGGCCAGCGTCGTTTTCTCGTTGTACTGGCAGGTGACGCACCAGGCGGCGGAGAAGTCGACAAACACCGGCGCTCCCGTGGCCAGCACTTGTTCCACCCGCCCGGGTGCCCAGAGTTGCCAGCGGCTATCGCTGGCAACCCGGGAGGCGCCTGCCATCTTGATGACATTCTGGCCGATAGCCCCCGTCAACAGGGTGAGAGTTGCTATTGAAATAGTAGCTATCACGACCCGGCTGCGGCCCGTGAGTGTCAGCGACCAGAGCACCAGACTCAAGCTCAGCAGCAGCGCCAGCAAGGCGGCGGCGCCGTCAATGCCACTTTGCTGACCCAGCACCCACACCAGCCAGACCACGGTGGCAAACATTGGGAACGCCATGGCCCGGCGGAAGGTGTCCATCCAGGCGCCGGGGCGCGGCAGCCAGCGCGCCACTGCCGGGGTCAGGCTGGCGGCCAGATACGGCAGCGCCATGCCGATGCCCAGCGTCATGAAAATCAGCAAGGCCTGCAGCGGCGGCAGGCCCAGCGCCAAGCCTAGCGATGCGCCCATGAAGGGCGCGGTGCAGGGCGAGGCAATGGCGACCGCGAGCACGCCCGACAAAAAGGCGTTGACCGCCGGGTTTTTGGCCTCCAGCGTCAGCACCGCGTTGGGCAAAAAGCGGCCAAACTCAAACAGGCCCGCCAGGTTCAGGCCCATCACGGTGAACAACACCGCCAGCGCCGCCACCACCGCCGGCGACTGCAACTGAAAGCCCCAGCCCAGTTGCTCGCCCGCGCTGCGCAAGCCGATCAGCAGCGCGCCCAGCGCCAGAAACGAGAGCACCACACCGGCGCTGTAGGCCAGGCCGCTGATGCGGTGGCCACGCCGGTCATGGGCATGACGGGTAAAACTCATCACCTTGATCGCCAGCACCGGAAACACACAAGGCATCAGGTTGAGGATCATGCCGCCCAGCAGTGCACCCAGCAGCGCCGCCCACAGGCCGAACGAAACCTGGGGGCCAGTCGGGGCTGTGGTGCTGGCCAGAGCCGGGGCCAGCCCAGGCGGGCTGCTGCCGGCCACGCCCGCCACCGGCGGCCAATTGCCCAGCACCTGGGCCTGGGCCCGAAAACCTTGCCGCTGGCCGTTGACGTCAGCCACCAACACCAGCGGTATCAGCGCCGGGCTCTCGCTGCGAAGTCCTGACAAAGGCACGCTGGCGGTCCAGACGTCGCCCTGCCCGTTTTTTGTCCATTGCTGTGACCAGGTCGCCGCAGGGTCGATCAGCTCGGGCGTCTCCGGGAAGAACTCCAGTTGTTTGCCACGCAGCGTCGGCGGCAGGCCGACCACGGTCAGCTTGAGCTGCTTGCCATCCACCGCCACCCGGCTGTCGCCTTCCAGCGCGGCAGGCTGGGCCTTGAGGCTGGCGGTGAAAGCCGCGCTGTTGAGCGCGGTGGAGCCGCGCACCGGCACGTTCAGGACAAATTCGCCGTCTTGCGGCACGCATTCGAGCCGGCAGACCAGCCAAGTGGCCTTGAGTTTGATTTCGAGGCCGCTGCTCTGCGGCGACGGCTTGAACGCGGGTGAGATGCTCAAAGGTACCGGCAGCAACACCGTGCCCTCGTAGCCATAATTGGTCAGGTTGCCAAGCGGAATTTTTTTCGGCAAGGGCCAGGCGATCTCGCCCGCCGTCACGCCCGCGGGCAGCGTCCATTGCAGCGTGGTGGGCAAGCCGGAGTCACCCGGGTTTTTCCAGTAGGTGTGCCACTCCGGCAGGTGCGTCAATTGCAGACCCACCCAGACCGATTTTCCCGCGTCGGCGCCATCCGGGGCCTGCACCATCAACTCGGCCCGCACCTGTTCGGTGTTGACCACGGATTGGGGGATATTTTGGCCTCTAGCCCCTGTCGTTATTGTACAAAATGCTACAAATAAAGTAGCAAAAATAAGGCGATGGGGTAATTTCAGGCAATTCATTACAACATGTGAGTCAGGCTAATCGGCAAAGTTCCAGCGCGCGGGTGCGGTCATGGTCAGCGCCTGCCGACGCGGCCTCTGAACCCACCGCCGCTATTTTCCCTCATCGTCGTCCATCAGCAAGGAGCCCTGCGCAAATACAGCCGGCAACCTTGTGGGTGCTTTGATGCGCACCTGCTTGTTGACGTTCATGCGGCCAAACACCACTTCAATGTCAGAGGCGCTGACGCCAAACTGGACGGCCAGAAAACGCACCATGTGATCGGTCGCTCGGCCCGCCACCGGTGCCGCCGCGACGCTGACCTTGAGTTGCTTGCCAAAGGGTTTGCCGATGGCGTCCTTGCTGGCGCTGGGCTTGCCCAGAATATTGATCACCAGAACATCGCCATCCCAGGCAAAAAAAGAATCGCCGGTGGCGTTTTTGCTGGCGCGGCTCATGCTGCCAGGCCCGCCGGTGCCGTGTGTCGTTGCTGGTTCATTTCAATGGGACATAGATCATTTTTTGCGGCCTGATACAAAAAAAGTTAATAAAAAGGATTTGCTTTTCCGCCAAGGCGGGGGCATAGTGAATCTGTCGGCGTCTATTTTTGCCTTGATTTTTTGTGTTGTTTGCATGGCGCCGGCAACCGTCTCAACCCTGAGAGTAACAGGAGATTATTTATGAATTTGACGAT contains these protein-coding regions:
- a CDS encoding 5'-nucleotidase codes for the protein MSVSLDGKLVVAISSRALFDFEEENELFEQGDDRAYMALQLQRLDLPAKPGVAFSLVQKMLAFNALDAGSNQPVEVVILSRNDPVSGLRVMKSAAHYGLPIIRCSFTRGEPPWRYLKPLHANLFLSTHLSDVRAALQAGVPAAQVYPQSVHAGDAYPHEVRIAFDGDAVLFSDEAERVYQAEGLLAFQKHEADKAQQPLLAGPFKPLLAALHRLQQAGTPHMRIRTALFTARSAPAHERAIRTLMDWNIEVDEAMFLGGLPKGEFLREFEPDFFFDDQTGHVDSASRHVPSGHVASGISNA
- a CDS encoding ABC transporter ATP-binding protein/permease encodes the protein MLEEPPLPAHQSPPRGWSQKLGAFKAFTAQAWALTKPYFQSEEKWKARGLLVAIVVLNLALVYMAVLFNDWNKLFYDALQDKNATVFWTQLGRFTYLAFAFIVMAVYKFYLTQLLELRWRAWMTGHYLQRWLANHAFYKLELNRFTLQANGDARNPDNPDQRIQEDINLFTSYTISLTMGLLNAVVTLASFVGILWGLSGGFAFSFNGGAYNIPGFMVWMAVLYCAAGSILTHYIGRPQIKLNFQQQRVEADFRHHMVRVREYSESIALDRGEAVERVQLDARFSRVLGNYLALIKAQKNLVWFTSFFGQAALVFPFVVAAPRFFSGAIQLGELMQISSAFGQVQGSLSWFVDSYSSLASWRATTDRLTSFEASFRALASVDTALSATDSVALDAHDLTVALPDGAVLLAGAVLHAKPGDSVLLQGPSGSGKSTLFRTLAGIWPFASGSVSRPAQAMFIPQRPYFPNGALRDALAYPETPARYSDAELRQALTDALLPQMAEQLDQADAWSQKLSGGEQQRLAIARVLLKKPKWVFADEATSALDEASENKIYKRLVALVQSAQGAIVSIAHRPTVATFHTQHWTLEKLPEGAPAGYRLKAQSADQPAVRAAQ
- a CDS encoding DUF1810 domain-containing protein — its product is MSMPFDLTHNGLERFVEAQDPVYRSVSEELAAGEKTSHWMWFIFPQLKALGRSPIAKHFGIESRDEALAYWKHPVLGPRLKDCTKLVLAVGNKSIYDVFGSPDDLKFRSCMTLFAQVAPDEPVFSQALARFFGGAPDERTLALL
- the queC gene encoding 7-cyano-7-deazaguanine synthase QueC, whose product is MHTTALVLFSGGQDSTTCLALALSKYQRVETIAFDYRQRHLVELDARLIVLNEIRARFPQWASKLGEDHLLDLAVLGEVSDTSLTRDTAFKMEQSGLPNTFVPGRNLLFLTLAAAVAYRRDLQVMVTGVCETDFSGYPDCRDDTIKAMQLALSLGMDKRFLIETPLMWIDKAATWALAYELGEKSGTPGGGQALVDLIIEHTHTCYLGDRQHRHAWGYGCGSCPACELRARGYERYCAARTAG
- the ruvA gene encoding Holliday junction branch migration protein RuvA codes for the protein MIGKLSGTLDDKNPPQVIVDCHGVGYEVLVPMSTFYNLPELGARVSLLTHFVVREDAQILYGFATSQERAAFRELIKISGVGPRTALSVLSGMSVAELAQAVTLQEGGRLIKVPGIGKKTAERLLLELKGKLGPDIGVAASVANDSQADILQALLALGYSDKEAAAALKALPSDVGVSEGIRLALRALGK
- a CDS encoding C40 family peptidase; translated protein: MFNRLGLLAVFLTLLSILGGCGTSPSARRGLGSNEVPDVPSRISQGQADDITIYAVGLVGTPYRYGGNTPDSGFDCSGLIGYIYQKRAGLAPPRTVARMQHWGQPVLSDNIRSGDLVLFAQSDVVTHAGIYVGAGRFVHAPSTGGEVRLDQLNSRYWSSQQVTFRRP
- the ybeY gene encoding rRNA maturation RNase YbeY, yielding MMLNQLTLSLQFGKLENPALHRGALPRHKVARWLRHALQSDAEITVRIVDTEEGQALNRDYRHKDYATNVLTFDYTQEPVVTADLVLCAPVVAQEAKEQGKTLQEHYAHLLVHGALHAQGWDHEAEEDAQVMELRESEIMARLGFENPY
- a CDS encoding PhoH family protein produces the protein MILRHLFSPPNNTRLSHLCGPMDEHLRTIEVALQVKIAHRHEQFKVDGTKANAKRGMEMLQALYEMAVRPIEPATVQLMLAGDADMNDTDGPGLKTRRSDLKPRTLNQALYLDQIASHDITFGIGPAGTGKTYLAVAMAVDALARSAVQRIVLTRPAVEAGERLGYLPGDLAQKIDPYLRPLYDALYELMGFEQVQKAFERQTIEVAPLAFMRGRTLNTAFVILDEAQNTTPEQMKMFLTRIGFGSKAVVTGDVSQIDLPKTQLSGLIDAERVLKRVPGIAICRLTSADVVRHPLVARIVDAYDAPGRASAAQRRQDDDIDDEVAGPKPRVRAHKKPA